GAATTGAGTGATAAAATTGAAGCAAGAACAGCAGAATCTTCTCTGGTTTCTGTGTTGGAGGCGCAAAATCAAGAACAACCCAAGGACAATGATGACGAGGTACCGGTGGCAATGGAGGAAGGAAAAAAATGCAACATCTTCGAAGGAAAATGGGTTTACGATCCTAAGGAAAGTCCTCTATATGATTCAGCGATGTGTCCATTTTTAAGCGAAACAACGAGTTGCAGAAGGAATGGACGACCGGACAAGGAATATGAGAAATGGAGGTGGGAAATTAACGAGTGTAAGATTCCACGGTAAGCAACAAAATTTGACTCTGGTTTTTAAAATAATTGATATAGTTTCCATATTTTATTGTTTTGTTTCCCTCTAAAGGTTTAATGCCAAGGACATGTTGGAAAGGCTTAGAGGGAAGAGAGTCGTAATAGTTGGGGACTCCATCAACCATAGCCAATTTGAATCTCTTGCTTGCCTTCTGTATGCTGCTATACCTGGCCTATCTTCTTTCGATGCTCGGAATCGGGTCTTCAGGGCTGAGGTAAAGCATATaattaaagaaattgaaaagtaCTTTCACCATATGGATAGAAGCAATTGTTTGTACGTACATGTTCCTCTTTACATTGATTCTTCAATATTGGGTCTTAAGTCTTAACATTTTTCAATAACTTGCTTTGCTTTGGTTTTGTTTGTTGTCGTGTTGACAAGAACATATTTGATTTTACAGTCTTATAACTTGGTTATTCAGTTTGACTGGACTGAATTTCTGGTGGAATTACTTGTGAACAAGACGGATGGAAAAAAGATATTAAAACTTGATTCACTTGTCCCTACTGCTAGGAAATGGAAAGATGCAGATATTATGGTGTTCAACACTGGTCACTGGTGGGCGAACCGCCTAAGGTAAATGCATGAATCACGTGCACATGTACAGATATATACAAATATGTAAAAAAATAAGTGGTGAAAATTTTGCAGGTGGGATTTTTTTGGATACAAGAGGAAGGTGTTTGCTGATATGAAAATCGAAACAGCATTTAAGGTTGCAATGAAGACTTGGGCTCGTTGGGTAGAGAAAAACGTGGACACTAGCAAAACAACAGTGTACTTCAGGGGTATGTCTCCGCCGCATTTCGGGAAAAACTGGTGCTATAAATCAACCAGGCCCATCATGGATGAGTCCTACAAGTTGACATTCGGTAAATCACTGAAAGAAATTGTAGAGCAAACGCTTCAAGCCATGAGGACACCGGTAAAATACTTGAACATCACAAGGCTCAGCCAGTATCGAGTCGATGCACATTCTTCCATTTACGCAACGAAGCAAGGGAAGTTTTTGGTTTTGAGAAAGCAGAAGCCCCCTGCAATGGTGGTGGATTGCAGCCATTGGTGTTTGCCTGGTGTTCCTGATACATGGAACCACCTGCTTTATGCATCTATGGTGTTAGAAGGATCCAAGAGCATTTCTACTACATTAAATATATTAACATGATggctcatattttctttgttttagcaAATTCATCAGTGAGAGGGGGCTTTCATCTGCTCAGAATCAATAATAAATTTAGAAAACTGAAGATAAGCCTTTCACTTCCAGTAATTTATGCTAAACTTA
This window of the Gossypium arboreum isolate Shixiya-1 chromosome 12, ASM2569848v2, whole genome shotgun sequence genome carries:
- the LOC108478633 gene encoding protein trichome birefringence-like 42 — protein: MGNSTIIERWWFVTFASFIVVLLLFLNHSPGNNNISVLQNLTMPIEAFNGFPMHKQSPMPPCVIENEEPDKSSNEPSSSSQSCIILTETSSSQVPLSGLQNSKPALPDLSDSVKQATTSFQQRSGLGDAKPSELSDKIEARTAESSLVSVLEAQNQEQPKDNDDEVPVAMEEGKKCNIFEGKWVYDPKESPLYDSAMCPFLSETTSCRRNGRPDKEYEKWRWEINECKIPRFNAKDMLERLRGKRVVIVGDSINHSQFESLACLLYAAIPGLSSFDARNRVFRAESYNLVIQFDWTEFLVELLVNKTDGKKILKLDSLVPTARKWKDADIMVFNTGHWWANRLRWDFFGYKRKVFADMKIETAFKVAMKTWARWVEKNVDTSKTTVYFRGMSPPHFGKNWCYKSTRPIMDESYKLTFGKSLKEIVEQTLQAMRTPVKYLNITRLSQYRVDAHSSIYATKQGKFLVLRKQKPPAMVVDCSHWCLPGVPDTWNHLLYASMVLEGSKSISTTLNILT